TCTCAGCTTTGGAAAAGGAAGATGCGCAAGAACCTCCCAGCTGCAATGGTGCTCAGTCGGACTCAAGTCCTTCAGTTtctgatgaggatgaagatggggATGGGCGGCCTTGGTCCTCCTCTGGGCCACAGGCAGCTGTAGGCACTGTTCACCTAGGAAAGGCTGCTGCTTCAGGCAAGCAGGCAAGAGAAATGCCTGGTGGGCAGGAACAAGCCCAAAGTAGGCCTAGTGGGATGCGCAGGGATGGGAAGACCCCACCCCCTCATGGCTGGGAGCCACAGCCAGGACTCACAGCCTCACAGGGAACACAGCCTGCCTTGAGTGTGGCAGGAAGAGGGTCTGGGGAGGTTATAAACCAATTGCCTCCGAGTCAGGATGGCCACCTGGGAGAGGGCAAGGTCCTTGGGGATGGCCAGAGGGCTGACAGGACTTCAGAAGCTTTGCCTGTTTGCTGTCAGGAAGGGCCCCAACCCACACGAGTCCCCAGTGTGGATCCTGGGCTCACGGAGTCCGTTGCTGTGCAAGGACAGGGGTTAGAAAAGCAGGGCCTGGGGTTGCAGACAGGACAACAGATGGAGGTATCTGGTGAGTCTCCACAGGGGACAGTGCCTTTAGGAATTTCCCAGGAAGGCTCTTCAGGAGCTCTGTGGAGAGAAGGAGAGCCTCCCACGATTCAGAATTATGACCAGAATCCTTCCCCTGGGGTGAGGGACCAGGAAAGGGCTCTCAGCCCAGGACTTTGGCTGAGCAGTGAGATGAATGCGGTAGGCTTGGAGTCGCCCTTCCAAATGGAAGAGGTCATGGAGAGTTTCCAAGATGGGGCATGTGTAGTTGTGCACCCAGCAAGAGAGTCCACAGACAGCTTCCCCCTGGGTCATGGAGAAGCCACAGCACTTGGGAAGGCAGGGAGTGCTGTCGTTCCCAGTGGAGGCACAGATACCGTAGCTGCTGTAGGAAAGATAAATGGCTACAGCTTGCCAGAACCGTTGATGGATAACAGCCTGGAGTCGATGCCCAAAGAATATAGGGAACAGAGCCTTGAGACCCTCCAGGATCCCAGTGATCTGTGGGCTGACAGTTGTTCCCCACAGCTGGGGAGCGCTGATGTCTCCACTCTGGAGCCTCCCAAAGATGCCCTACTATCTGCATGCCATGAGAGTCTTTTTATCGTGGGTACCCCAGATGCCTTCCTCCCACAGATGCCCAGCCAAGACTCAGAGAACAGAGGCAaccctttctctcctctgttaGAGACGGTAGAGCATGTCAGCACACTAGATGTCTCAGATTACTGTAGCCTCCACCTACGGGCCAGCGAGGATTTTAATTCTTATGACTTCCAAGTAGAGAGGAGGGAAGACAGCTGCCTGTCTAGGTGTGATGACCTTGTTCTTTTACAGGACCATCTAGAGTCTTACATTCCCAGGACTCTGAACTCCCCATCTTGCCATAGCCTTGGAGGCACTTCCCCAGGGTGGGAAAGCAAGGAGGCTTTAGCTCTAAGAGAAGGCTCTATTAGTGAAGCACATAACTCCCTGGATGGGgccaggagaagggaggaggaggaagtagaggaagagggagaggatgaGCAACTCTCCAACTTTGCTTACCTCTTGGCCTCAAAGCTCAGCCTATCTCCAAGGGGGTGCCCCCTCAGCACTCATGCCACCTCTGGAGGTCAGGTCACCCAGACGGCATCCCAGCTTTCCACCCAGGCACGGGGCTCAGGCCAGCTCCCATGCCCTGCCACCAAGTCTGAGGGGCAAGGTCTGGCTGGAGGATCAGTCCCTGCTGTGAAGAGATCCCAGCTAGGAGTTCAACTTGGAGCCCACGGGGAGAAGCCCCCAGCACTGGGGGTGGCACAGCCTTCGCCGTCTAGGAAGAGACGGGGTGACAGTCATGCCACAGGCAGAAGGAAGAAGCGGCGCCGTAGCCAGGTGTGAACAGGACCATCCTACCCCACCTGCCAGTCCCCAAGGGTGGGTGCCCTAGAGATTCCACTGCTGCTGTGTACCACTGGAGATGCAGTGGGGCCCTGGGCTGTGCAGGTGTCTGTGGGAGCCTGGGTGGGAGGTAAGACTGGCGAGGTTGGGTGTAACTGGTCCCTGTAGTTGGAAGTGAGGGGGAAGGACATTTGGAAGGAgctatgtgaaaagaaaaaaaaaccaaaacataaagggtttttcttttggtctggattgttcttgctatgtcctttgcgtgTCCACTGTAATGGGCAAGATATTATGAAAGTAGATGGGGTAAGTTACAGACTCTGAGGATCAAGAAACTCTGCTGCCCCCAACCTCATCTTGGCTCCTGCAGCATCTTCTGGGCCCGCAAGGAGCTTTCATGCTGTGACCAAAGGTCATGTTTTATTCCTTCTTCCCAAGCCTGGACTTTGCCACAAGAAGACTTACTGGTGTGAGGGGCATGCTGTGACTGTCTCCAGAAAGGGGAAGGTGCTTTGACCTGTCAGACTCTATGGCAGACAACTAATTTCCTCAATCAAATTAATCCTCTGTGTTGTGGCCAGACATGGCACCTTATAGGCCCATTTCTTTCCTGAAGAGGTGAGGCAGGAAGGGCTGCTAGGTCCACCCCTCATCTTGTGGCAGGGGGACTGTTTCTCCTTTGGGGCTGCTCAGCCCTACAGGAGATGACTTTGGTACAGACACAGCTCTGACCCCTACTGCGAGTGAAGAAAGCCGCTCTCGGCGGTAAGCTATCTTTCAACCTTTcatcagaacagaacagaacagaggaATGGGCTGGAAAGAGGTTTGTGTGGCAGCTGTCCTGAGAGGGAAGGTGGAAGCCCCTGTAGTGTCTACAGGAAAGAGTGCCCTGCACCAGGAGTGGGGAATTCACCAGTCCTTGACACTGGCCCCAGAGCACTCTCAGTCCTCCACTAAGCACCCTGTAGCCATTCATCCCTTACCTTCCAAACTAAGGATATCAATGTCACTGAACTTGGTTTTttaaatagatatatatttatatataaaatagtttcttacaaaaaattaaaatcaacttaaaataacaaacattgataacaaaaaacaaaccagagcAGAGATGGGATTACAGCATAGGGTTAGGCCCCCGGCGCTGTCCTGAGTGCGGGGCTGGAGGTGAGCCGAGGTGGAAGGGGTGGGCAGCAGGGGCACTCGTGGAGAGGCGTGGGGGAGGCCCAGGCACTCACTCGCCCTTGGGCTTGGGTGCTTGCACAGTCCCGTTGGCCAGGGCAGTGGGGCTGCCTGGGGGTGAGGCATTTGGAATCTGGGAGATGCTTCGGAGAGTGCATGGGGGGCGCAGGTAGGTGCTGAAGAGCTTCCCGTAGAGAGGGTCATGAAGGGAGAATTTCTGGAACTGATCTGAACAGATACAAGGtgagaaaagaagtaaaaaggcCCAAGAATGAAAAGCGGACATAGCTGCTCTTTCAGACAGAGCCTGGCTCCCTCTATCTACTTTCTCAAATCCaggtttgtgtttttcttcctttttttttttttttaaaccagctctggggcttgaactcagggcctgggtgctaactgtgagcttccttttgctcaagactagcaagcacccttaccacttgagccacagcattactttgggccctttctgtttatgtggtgctgaggaatcagacccagagcttcatgcatgctaggcaagcactctaccaccgagccacattcccagcccttgtttttcttcttttccaaactTAACTCGTAAAGATTCTGAGTCCCAACGCAGGCCTCCCCCTTGCTCCCTCCAACCCAGCACTCTGGTTCCCAGTGCTGACTGTGCCCCAGGTACCCATGCAGATCATGAAGGCTGTGACTCACAGAGGGAGAGGCCCTGGCTGGGTCCTGGCTGGCACAGCTCGGCATGCAGAGTGGAGGCAGCAGGGCGGGGTGAGCCTAACAGCAGGTGCAGGATAGTGCTGAAACCATCTTTATACAACAGGCGACCAGATCCCTCTGCCTGCTCTTCAGCAAAAAGCTTGGGCAAGAGGGATGCAAGTCAAGTGTCATCTCTTGACAGGCTCCTGCTCTTCCGAAAGTGCTCACACTAGTGTTCTTGGACTTTTGGGGCCCTTTCTACAGGATAACTGGAAGCTTCCTGGCTTCCACCCTCTGGTTCCCACTTATCTCCATACAGTGGTGCTGGGGTCCTGCAGCACAAGGCTGTGTAACACCAGGCAGGATACAAGGTACTGCTGACCAGGAGCCACTGGGACCGACACACCACAAATTCCTTCAAGGTGAAGGCAGCCATTGGGCATGCCCTAACCCCAGGTACCTCAAAAGCTAGACGAATCAGCTCCTCCAGACTCCTGCTCCCATCCAGAGCCGCTAGTGCCAAAGCAACGTTGCGGAAGTCCACCAAACCCTGGGCATCCTGCAGGGTAAAAGAAAAACCAGAGCAATGCAGGAGCCTCAGAACCTCATCTTCCTTTGTGGTCTCTCTGGCCATGGGATCCACTCAGTAGACTTGGCTCCTTCCCCTCAGCAGGCATGACCTGTGACCACAATGCTCAGAAATCCCATGATACCCAGGAATGGTGGGGAGTCCTGGAGAATTCTGGAGTTACCATTGGACATGCCAGGGGAGGGCATTTCTGATCCCCAAGCTGGACAAACTGGTTCTCTCACGTCAGCCTCTGTGGGAGAACTGGTCCAACAAAatccaagggggaggggggcattggCCTAACCGCTTGCAGAAAATTTAAATTCAAGTGGGATTCCTGTTGTGCCAGCTATCCAAGGACTCCATATGCTGCTGCTTCTGGAGCAGCTTGtgtgcagcccaggctgacctctgaCTTGACATCCTTTTATGGTTAGGGTTAGGTGTAGGGCTGGGgttaggtatgtgtgtgtgtatacatcagATCTCTGCTGGGATTgcagggaggtgtgtgtgtgacctCTGACTTGACATcctttcaagtgctgggattatggttAGGTGTAGGGCTGGGgttaggtatgtgtgtgtgtatacattagacctctgctgggattgcagggaggggtgtgtgtgtgtgtgtatatatcagaTCTCTCAATTACCGGTGTGAGGGCATCAGGGTGCACTCTGTCTCTCCAATATCCTTGAGAGGATGTTGACAGCCAAAGTGCATTTTCAGAAAAGGGCCCTTAGAGGGACTAGGGGACTAGCTCAGTGGTACAACGCTGAACATGTCCTGGTCTTGGGTTTTATCTCTGGGCCCAGGAGTGTGGAGAAGGAAATTCCCCGCAACTATTGCTGGCTGTTacaaactttgtttttttcttttgccagtcctggggcttgggactcagggcctaggcactgtccctggcttctttttgcacttgagccatgcactgcttctagctttttctgtttacgtggtactgaggaatcaaactgagggcttcatgcatgctaggcaagcactctactgctaagtcatattcccagccccagcttctagTTGGCTGAGGTAGTAGacacctatagtcccagcaactcaagaggctgaggtaggaagatcacctGAGTCTTAGGattccagaccagcctgagcaTGAGTATTCtctttccaaaagaaagaaaaaagaaaaaacagaacaacaaaaagaatcttcTAGAATTATAGTTAGCCTGGGAAACAGTTACATCATAGGAAATACAGTTTGCCAAGATTCTTGATTCAGCTCAGGAAATGGCTTCGAGAAGCTacagaatatttgaaaaaaaaaatctgcccaaGTACCATAAATACTTGTGGGTCTCTCTTCTCCAGATCTGACCTATGCAgaagtgtttttttcccccaccacTCTCCCACCTCACCCTCACAGCTCCTGAGACAGACCCCATGTCTCAATGACTCAGTCCTCGGCTTTGTCAGTCCCTAAAGTGGCATCAGAAACTGATGGgctcttcccttttcctcccacaTGATCACACAGGGCTCTGAAATGTTCGGGATACATGGAGAAACCCTCGGGTACATACTCCGCTGGTGGCCACAGCACTCTGTTACGGTCCTGCCACTGGGAGCAGGATGGCCTGCCCTGCTGCCCTGCCACCCTGGGCTCCACTTTCTTTACCTGCTGGAAGTAGCTGAAGGCACCAGCCACCGTCTGAGGGTCCGAGAGCTGAAGCTGCCTGGCAAACTCCCCCTGGCTGATCATCCGACTCCTGCCTGGCTCTGCCTCGGTGTCCACATGGCCAGGGGACAGCCTGCAATGCAATTGTTGAAGGCACAGAGCTCAGTGTCTTCCAGACTCACCACACAGCAGGGCCTTGGCCCAGCACCAAGGGGAACACAGCACAGGTTTCgatgctgttttatttttccccttgtgGTGCTGGGatagaacctagagcttcatgaagGCTAGGCAAAGGCTCTGGCACCCAGCCACACCCTAGACTCTCAATGGCTGCTATTCTAAGGGAGCTCTTTGTCCCCCCTGTGCACTCTTCTTTCTTACACTATTCACCCTCCTCTGTCCTGTTCCTTTTGTTTTGGTATGGGGGActatacatgttaggcaagcactctaccacttgagccagagaccttttatttctatttggcCTTCGAGATAGGATTTTGCTAGCTTTGTAGGTTGGACTTGAACTTGTAATCCTCTTGCCACTACctccaagtatctgggattataggcaatcAGCAATTAGTAAATGTCCTCTTTCTTTTActcttaccttaaaaaaaaaagcctctttcttctctctttccctctcttcaagGACAGAGTCTTAGTACACAGCACAGGccacagcctggctttgaatttacAATCCTTTTACttgtgttgagattacaggtatgcactatcATACCCtgccccttgtttttgttttgtttttaagaatttcCCTCTTCTATTTCACACCCTCCCCTACTTATTTTCTCAATGTGTGATATTGCTTGtgccctcatcttttttttttttttttggccagtcctgggccttggactcagggcctgagcactgtccctggcttccttttgctcaaggctagcactctgccacttgaaccacagcgccacttctggccgttttcggtatatgtggtgctggggaatcgaacccagggcctcatgtatatgaggcaagctctcttgccactaggccatatccccagccccttgtgccCTCATCTTTGAAGCTACTTACCCAGCCTTCCGAAGCACCTTGCCCAGTtcccagagctgtggctccaatgctACCTTCAGTCGGCCTACCACAACCACAGGCAAGCTCCCTACAAACTCACATTCAGTGGCTGGAATGCCCAGAGCCCTAGGAAGACAAAGAATGGAGTGCAggggaagggaacagaagaggctTCTGAGTGTTCCTCAGAGGTTCCTGCCACTGTCTAGCAGGTCAGGCGCCTTTacctttccttcctctgtttcaGTGGCTacctcccctctgccccctccttccccggCCTTATCTTTGCTCTTTCGccctttgtttgctcaaggaagTGCTCTGGGTGGCACAC
This genomic stretch from Perognathus longimembris pacificus isolate PPM17 chromosome 23, ASM2315922v1, whole genome shotgun sequence harbors:
- the Nutm1 gene encoding NUT family member 1, with product MASEGTSPLLGLDGALKPGAAQSSSSALPCSPSAPGPADQPPWEPSPQPPVSSAFSPGNPLVFSAFPNPLLMTGDGSGTGKVIVKVKTEGGAAEPCQTQNFILTPTALSWVPSRAPCAASEGPPLRHMAASDGKVALPTQAAGGSQEGSPGFPLQAPPPVAQLAPIVPLDKAWPGLQGTNGEGGSSLGELAHTSKGVYENFRRWQRYKALARRHLPQSPDVEALSCFLIPVLRSLARLKPTMTLEEGLPRAMQEWERTSNFDRMTFYEMAEKFMEFEAEEELQIQKAQMNGSQGQSPAVPLKLDPPGSLTPEVCQQPVYIPKKAASKTRAPRRRQRKPQRPLVPEVPKEIPPEAVKEYIDIMEGLVGSHSDSGESGRRLEEEGQQEEGVYPDASLLSYMDELCSQEVFVSKVEAVIHPQFLADLLSPEQQRDPLALMEELEQEEGLTIAQLVQKRLSALEKEDAQEPPSCNGAQSDSSPSVSDEDEDGDGRPWSSSGPQAAVGTVHLGKAAASGKQAREMPGGQEQAQSRPSGMRRDGKTPPPHGWEPQPGLTASQGTQPALSVAGRGSGEVINQLPPSQDGHLGEGKVLGDGQRADRTSEALPVCCQEGPQPTRVPSVDPGLTESVAVQGQGLEKQGLGLQTGQQMEVSGESPQGTVPLGISQEGSSGALWREGEPPTIQNYDQNPSPGVRDQERALSPGLWLSSEMNAVGLESPFQMEEVMESFQDGACVVVHPARESTDSFPLGHGEATALGKAGSAVVPSGGTDTVAAVGKINGYSLPEPLMDNSLESMPKEYREQSLETLQDPSDLWADSCSPQLGSADVSTLEPPKDALLSACHESLFIVGTPDAFLPQMPSQDSENRGNPFSPLLETVEHVSTLDVSDYCSLHLRASEDFNSYDFQVERREDSCLSRCDDLVLLQDHLESYIPRTLNSPSCHSLGGTSPGWESKEALALREGSISEAHNSLDGARRREEEEVEEEGEDEQLSNFAYLLASKLSLSPRGCPLSTHATSGGQVTQTASQLSTQARGSGQLPCPATKSEGQGLAGGSVPAVKRSQLGVQLGAHGEKPPALGVAQPSPSRKRRGDSHATGRRKKRRRSQV